From the genome of Desulfovibrio sp. JY:
GATACGGGGCGATCGCACGCCCCGGTTGCATCGTTCGAACAGCGCCCTAGGCGGTCATGCCGAGCATGGTCTTGACCTTTTCCAACGCGGCCACGACGCCGTCGATGATGGCCTCGGGGCGGGCCGGGCAGCCCGGGACGTAGACGTCCACCGGGATGACCTTGTCCACGCCGCCGACCACGTTGTAGGCCTCGCGGAACACGCCGCCCGTACAGCCGCAGGCGCCGATGGCGATGACGGCCTTGGGTCCGGGCATCTGGTCGTAGATGTTTTTGAGCACGTGCTTGTTGCGTTGGTTGACGGTGCCGGTCACCAGCAGCACGTCGGCATGCTTGGGGTTGCCGACGTTTATGATGCCGAAGCGTTCGATATCGTACAGGGGCGTCAGGCAGGCCAGCGTTTCGATGTCGCAGCCGTTGCAACTGCCGCAGTCGAAGTGGACCACCCACGGGGACTTGATGCGTCCTTTATTGATCATGTTGCCGAACATGGATGCGCTCTCTTTGGTGATGGGTCGTTTTTATTGGGCGTAAAGCCACAGCATGTTGATCACGGTCAGGACCACGCCCATGCCCACGGCGGACTTGAGCATCCAGCGCCAGGTCAGGCGGGCCGTGACGTTGTCCACGATGATCTCGGCCAGATAGGTCAGAGCCACCAGGATGATCATGCCGACGACGCTCGTCGACCAAAAAAGCGCGCACAGTCCGAGAATCAGGATCACTTCGTACCAGTGGGCGATTTCAATCATGGCCAGATAGGGGCCGGAGTACTCGGTGTACACGCCGCGCACCAGTTCCTGGTGGGCATGGTGGCAGGCCGAGATGTCGAAGGGCGATTTGCGCAGCTTGATGGTGAGCGCATAGCCCAGCACGATGAACATCAGCGGGATGTCATAGAGCAGGGGGTGGTCGAGGGCGAACACGGCGCTGACCTTGAAGCTGCCGGTGACCATGGCGATGGCCGCGAAGACGAGGATCAAAAGCGGCTCGTAGGCCAGCATCTGGAGCAGTTCGCGCTGGCCGCCCACCTGGCTGTAGGGCGAGGGGGAGGCCAGGGCGCCCATGACCAGGAACACCGCGCCGACCGTCAGGACGAAGAAGATGAGCAGCAGATCGGAGCCCATGAAGAGCAGCATCACGGACAGGGCCGCGCCGGTCACGTAGACGTAGGCGCAGATGACCTGCCAGGTGTTGGTGACCATGGGCTCCTTGCCGAGCAGTTTGAACACGTCATAGATCGGCTGGAGGATGGGAGGCCCGTACCGGGACTGCAGCCAGGCGGTGACGCGACGATCCACGCCGGAAATCAGCGCTCCGGCGATGGGAGCCAGAACAAGGGCCGCAATAGCGATGATGATTTTGATGATCACAGGGCGCCTCCGAAAAGCATGATCACGAGCACGGCCAGTGCGACCACGTTGATCCACTTGGACAGCACGGCCTCGCCGAAGAACTGGTCAAGATAGTAGTTGCTGGCGGTGGCGGCCACGGGCAGGCCCAGGGGACCGAGGAAGCCGGGCTTGCCGTCGACCTTGAGCTGCTCGCCGCACATGTAGGGCGCGGCGACCTCGGCAGCGGTCACCTTGCGCGCCTGCTTGACGGCGAAGTACAGGCCCAGGCCAAGAAGGATAAAGAGCGGATAGATGATGAACACGCCCGTTGGCGAATCCAGGTTGCCCAGGTGCACGACGTAGGCCGTGCTATGGTAGTACATGGCCACGACCGGGGCCACCAGGCCGGTGTAGATCAGCGGGGAGAGCAGGCTCGCCCCGAGGGCCATGGCGGCCAGGATGACCAGCGGCAGGCGCACGGAGGGGAGCTGGACCTCGGGCTTGGGCCGGCCGAAGGGCACGGACAGCATGGTGCCGGCCCAGCGGGCCCAGAAGAGCACGGTCAGGGCCGAGCCCAGAACCAGCATGATCATGATCAGGAACTGCCCCGTGGCGGACTCGATGGCCATCCACTTGGCCATGAGCATGCCGAAAGGCGGCAGCATCAGGGTCGCGATAGCCAGGATCATGATCAGCGCCGTGCGGGGCATGACGCCATAGAGCCCGCGCATGTCCTCGATGTCACGCGAACCGATCTTCTGCTCCACCGTGCCCACGCACAAAAAGAGCAGGGCCTTGGAGATGGCGTGGAAGATGATGAGCAGGATGGCGGCGGTGATGGCCGCCGGGGTGTTGATGCCGGCGCAGGCGATGATGAGCCCCAGGTTGGAGATCGTGGAATAGGCCAGGATCTTCTTGCCGTTGGACTGCCCCACGGCCAGGGCGGCCATGCCCAGGAAGACCACCGCGCCAAAAAGCGCGATGAAGTTGCTCAAGTAGGTTCCGACGTAGATCGGGGCCAGGCGCACGATGAGGTACACGCCGGCCTTGACCATGGTCGAGGAGTGCAGCAACGCCGAGACCGGGGTCGGGGCGACCATGGCACCGGTCAGCCAGCTCTGGAACGGGGCCTGGGCGGCCTTGGTCATGCCGGCGAAGACCAGCAGGAACATGGGCACCAGGATGGCGCCGCCGGCCACGGCCAGTTCCGGCCCGCGGGCCAGGAGATCCTGGAGCGACAGGGTGCCGGTGGTCTGCTGCAACACGATGAGCGCGAAGAGGAAGGCCGCGCCGCCGAGCACGTTCATCCACAGGGCGCGTTCGGAGTTCTTGCGGGCGATCTCGGTGTCGTCATGGCCGATGAGCATGAACGAACACAGGGTGGTGCACTCCCAGAAGAAGTACATCCACAGCAGGTTGTTGGCCAGAACCAGGCCGTTCATGGCGCCCAGGAACAGCACGATGAAGAAGAAAAAGCGCGGCTGCCTGGACTTGGCCAGATGCAGGTGCTCCTCGTGCTCCTTCATGTAGCCGATGCCGTAGATGGCGATCAGCGAGCCGATGATGGAGACGATGCACACCATGATCAGGCTCAGGTCGTCGGCGAAAAAGGCCGGCGTTTTTCCATGGCCGTGGACCATGAAGAAGTCGAGCCAGAAAAGGCCGACGATCTGGGCGGCGGTGAGCCAGATGATGATCTGGTTCTTGCGTTTGAGACCCACAAACAGCACCACGAAGAGTATGACGAAGTCGCCAAGAGTGACGAGGGAGTCATACAGTGGGGCTGGCGACAGGATGAATGCTCCGCCGCGCAGCATGGCCACGGAGGCGAGGATGAGCACCCCCCCCATAACCACCAGGATGACCTTGCGCACGTTTTGCTCACGCAAAACGAGCAACATGGCTGCGACCAGAAATGGCAGCAGCACCGTCGCAAACACCAACGTGTCGAGCATAGGCACCTCGGAAAAAAGTTTAGGGACCGCCATGGACTTAACGCTCCGCCCCCGCCGCGAGGCAAGCTATCCACAAGCATTTCGGCCGCCTGCTTTGGAAAAACTCTAGGCCCCATGAGGGAGAGCGTCAAGTTTAGGCGTCTTATAAGAAATTGCCACCTTGCGCAACAGCGTGATCTGTTTCACAAGGGTCCTTTTCCAGAAAAAAAAGCCCAAGCTACAGAGGCTTGGGCTTTCCCGTCACATTTCTCCCGGTCCCTGCCGTGTCGGGGCTCGGACGCGGCGGCTCACCGCATGTGCGTGTCCAGGAAGTCCAACACCCGCCCCGTATTCTCCGGCGTCGTGAATTGTTCGCCCAAATGATCCGCGCCCTTGAGGATGTCGAGGGTTACGCCGCCCGTCCCGGCCCCTTGGCGCAGCGCCTCGGCGAAGGGAACGGGCGGGACGACGTCTTTTTTTGCCCCGCAACTCGTTTTTTTCACTCCCGCCCCTTGCCTTTCGCCGTGATGTGGTTAGATAGATTTCCGCCCGCCGCTAGCACTCGGACCAAGTGAGTGCCAGCGGCGGGTCCAACTTGCCAAACACTACTGGAGGTCATTAGGTATGAAGCTCAAACCCTTAGGCGATCGCGTGCTTGTCAAACGGCTGGAACAGGAGGAAGTCACGAAGGGTGGCATCATCATCCCCGACTCCGCCAAGGAAAAGCCCATGAAAGGCGAGGTCATCGCCGTCGGTCCGGGCAAGCTCGACGACAAGGGCTCCCACATGAAGATGCATGTCGAAAAGGGCAATCTGGTCCTTTTCAACAAGTACGCCGGCACCGAGATCAAGATCGACGACGACGAGCTCCTCGTGATGCGCGAGGACGACATCCTGGCCGTCATCGAGGCCTAAGGCCGATTGATCCCCATCTTCCGAATTTCCATTCTTAATTGAAGGAGAGCATACATGGCTGCCAAAGAGATTCTGTTCGATTCCAAAGCGCGCGAAAAGCTGAAACATGGTGTTGACAAGCTGGCCAACGCCGTAAAGGTCACCCTGGGACCCAAGGGCCGCAACGTGGTCATCGAGAAGTCCTTCGGTTCCCCGATCATCACCAAGGACGGCGTGACCGTGGCCAAGGAAGTCGAGCTTGAGGACAAGTTCGAGAACATGGGCGCCCAGATGGTCAAGGAAGTCGCTTCCAAGACCTCCGACATCGCCGGCGACGGCACCACCACCGCCACCATCCTGGCCCAGGCCATTTTCACCGAGGGCGTCAAGCTCGTGGCCGCCGGCCGCAATCCCATGGCCATCAAGCGCGGCATCGACAAGGCGGTCGCCTCCGTCGTCGCCGAGCTCGAGACCCTGGCCAAGCCCACCCGCGACCAGAAGGAAATCGCCCAGGTCGGCACGATTTCCGCCAACTCCGACGCCACCATCGGCAACATCATCGCCGAGGCCATGAACAAGGTCGGCAAGGAAGGCGTCATCACCGTCGAGGAAGCCAAGGGCATGGAAACCACCCTTGACGTCGTCGAAGGCATGCAGTTCGACCGCGGCTATCTCTCCCCCTACTTCGTCACCGATCCCGAGCGGATGGTTTGCGAGCTCGACGAGCCGCTGATCCTCATCAACGAGAAGAAAATCGCCGCCATGAAGGACCTGCTGCCTGTTCTCGAGCAGGTCGCCAAGATGTCCCGTCCCCTGCTGATCGTGGCCGAGGATATCGAGGGTGAGGCCCTGGCCACCCTGGTCGTCAACAAGCTGCGCGGCACCCTGCAGGTTTGCGCCGTCAAGGCCCCGGGCTTCGGCGACCGCCGCAAGGCCATGCTGGAAGACATCGCCATCCTCACCGGCGGCCAGGCCGTCTCCGAGGACCTCGGCGTCAAGCTGGAAAACATCACCCTGGTCGACCTCGGCAAGGCCAAGCGCGTGCTCGTCGACAAGGAAAACACCACCATCGTCGACGGCTCCGGCGACGCCGACAAGATCAAGGCCCGGGTCAAGCAGATCCGCGCCCAGATCGATGAGACCACCTCCAGCTACGACAAGGAAAAGCTCCAGGAGCGCCTGGCCAAGATCGTCGGCGGCGTTGCCGTCATCAATGTCGGCGCGGCCACCGAGACCGAGATGAAAGAGAAGAAGGCCCGCGTCGAAGACGCCCTGAACGCCACCCGCGCGGCCGTCGAGGAAGGCATCGTGCCTGGCGGCGGCGTCGCCCTGGTGCGCTGCGTCAAGAACCTGCCCGACCTCAAGCCGGCCGACGACGACGAGCGTGCCGGCATCGATATCGTGCTGCGCGCCATCGAAGAGCCGCTGCGCCAGATCGCCGGCAATGCCGGCTTCGAGGGCTCCATCGTCGTGGCCAAGGTGCGCGACGGCAAGGAAGGCTTCGGCTTCAACGCCGCCACCGGCGAGTACGAGGACCTGATCAAGGCCGGCGTCATCGACCCCAAAAAGGTCACCCGCATCGCCTTGCAGAACTCCTCCTCCGTGGCCGGCCTGCTCCTGACCACCGAGGCGGCCATCTGCGAAAAGCCCGAGCCCAAGAAAGATATGCCCCCGATGCCCGGCGGCGGCATGGGCGGCATGGGCGGCATGTACTAGGCCGACCGCTTCCATATCGTTACCGCCAAGGGGGCCGGACATCCGTCCGGCCCCCTTTTATTTGCCCGGGCAAGGCCGGCGCCCGCGTTGACCGGCCGCCCCGGCCGCGCTATCTGATGGCAGCCTCAAACCAAGGAGACTTCATGCCGGAATCCGCGCCCAAGGCCGACACGGTCCACGACGCCCCGCCCTACGACCTCAACAATCCCCAGGTGCTTCTGGCCTGGCAGCGCAACCACCTGGCCAACGAACGCACCTTCTTGGCCTGGTGCCGCACGGGGCTGGCCCTTTTCGGCTTCAGCTTCGTCATCGAGCGCTTCGACTTCTTCATCCGGCAGATCCAAAACGTGCCAATGTTCGCCGGCATGGCCCAGAAACACTTCCACACCGAGGCCATAACGCTTTCCACCTTCGCCGTGGGCGTGCTGGTCATGGTCGTGGCCACCTGGCGTTTCTGGTACATCCGGCGTTGCATCAACAAGGGGGCCAAGACCTTTTCCGTCACCCCGGACATCATTTTCACCGCCGCCGTGGTCGGCATCATCATCGGCCTTTTTTCCGTGTT
Proteins encoded in this window:
- a CDS encoding NADH-quinone oxidoreductase subunit B family protein, giving the protein MFGNMINKGRIKSPWVVHFDCGSCNGCDIETLACLTPLYDIERFGIINVGNPKHADVLLVTGTVNQRNKHVLKNIYDQMPGPKAVIAIGACGCTGGVFREAYNVVGGVDKVIPVDVYVPGCPARPEAIIDGVVAALEKVKTMLGMTA
- a CDS encoding NADH-quinone oxidoreductase subunit H, whose product is MIKIIIAIAALVLAPIAGALISGVDRRVTAWLQSRYGPPILQPIYDVFKLLGKEPMVTNTWQVICAYVYVTGAALSVMLLFMGSDLLLIFFVLTVGAVFLVMGALASPSPYSQVGGQRELLQMLAYEPLLILVFAAIAMVTGSFKVSAVFALDHPLLYDIPLMFIVLGYALTIKLRKSPFDISACHHAHQELVRGVYTEYSGPYLAMIEIAHWYEVILILGLCALFWSTSVVGMIILVALTYLAEIIVDNVTARLTWRWMLKSAVGMGVVLTVINMLWLYAQ
- a CDS encoding NADH-quinone oxidoreductase subunit L; this encodes MLDTLVFATVLLPFLVAAMLLVLREQNVRKVILVVMGGVLILASVAMLRGGAFILSPAPLYDSLVTLGDFVILFVVLFVGLKRKNQIIIWLTAAQIVGLFWLDFFMVHGHGKTPAFFADDLSLIMVCIVSIIGSLIAIYGIGYMKEHEEHLHLAKSRQPRFFFFIVLFLGAMNGLVLANNLLWMYFFWECTTLCSFMLIGHDDTEIARKNSERALWMNVLGGAAFLFALIVLQQTTGTLSLQDLLARGPELAVAGGAILVPMFLLVFAGMTKAAQAPFQSWLTGAMVAPTPVSALLHSSTMVKAGVYLIVRLAPIYVGTYLSNFIALFGAVVFLGMAALAVGQSNGKKILAYSTISNLGLIIACAGINTPAAITAAILLIIFHAISKALLFLCVGTVEQKIGSRDIEDMRGLYGVMPRTALIMILAIATLMLPPFGMLMAKWMAIESATGQFLIMIMLVLGSALTVLFWARWAGTMLSVPFGRPKPEVQLPSVRLPLVILAAMALGASLLSPLIYTGLVAPVVAMYYHSTAYVVHLGNLDSPTGVFIIYPLFILLGLGLYFAVKQARKVTAAEVAAPYMCGEQLKVDGKPGFLGPLGLPVAATASNYYLDQFFGEAVLSKWINVVALAVLVIMLFGGAL
- the groES gene encoding co-chaperone GroES; translated protein: MKLKPLGDRVLVKRLEQEEVTKGGIIIPDSAKEKPMKGEVIAVGPGKLDDKGSHMKMHVEKGNLVLFNKYAGTEIKIDDDELLVMREDDILAVIEA
- the groL gene encoding chaperonin GroEL (60 kDa chaperone family; promotes refolding of misfolded polypeptides especially under stressful conditions; forms two stacked rings of heptamers to form a barrel-shaped 14mer; ends can be capped by GroES; misfolded proteins enter the barrel where they are refolded when GroES binds) translates to MAAKEILFDSKAREKLKHGVDKLANAVKVTLGPKGRNVVIEKSFGSPIITKDGVTVAKEVELEDKFENMGAQMVKEVASKTSDIAGDGTTTATILAQAIFTEGVKLVAAGRNPMAIKRGIDKAVASVVAELETLAKPTRDQKEIAQVGTISANSDATIGNIIAEAMNKVGKEGVITVEEAKGMETTLDVVEGMQFDRGYLSPYFVTDPERMVCELDEPLILINEKKIAAMKDLLPVLEQVAKMSRPLLIVAEDIEGEALATLVVNKLRGTLQVCAVKAPGFGDRRKAMLEDIAILTGGQAVSEDLGVKLENITLVDLGKAKRVLVDKENTTIVDGSGDADKIKARVKQIRAQIDETTSSYDKEKLQERLAKIVGGVAVINVGAATETEMKEKKARVEDALNATRAAVEEGIVPGGGVALVRCVKNLPDLKPADDDERAGIDIVLRAIEEPLRQIAGNAGFEGSIVVAKVRDGKEGFGFNAATGEYEDLIKAGVIDPKKVTRIALQNSSSVAGLLLTTEAAICEKPEPKKDMPPMPGGGMGGMGGMY
- a CDS encoding DUF202 domain-containing protein, which codes for MPESAPKADTVHDAPPYDLNNPQVLLAWQRNHLANERTFLAWCRTGLALFGFSFVIERFDFFIRQIQNVPMFAGMAQKHFHTEAITLSTFAVGVLVMVVATWRFWYIRRCINKGAKTFSVTPDIIFTAAVVGIIIGLFSVFWHLIVQK